Proteins from a single region of Microbacterium sp. zg-Y818:
- a CDS encoding pyridoxal phosphate-dependent aminotransferase, with product MTERAPLSRKLSAIAESATLKVDAKAKSLQAAGRPVISYAAGEPDFATPQFIVDAAAEALKDPANYRYTPAVGLPVLRDAIVAKTLRDSGLEVSPSQVIVTNGGKHAVYQAFQTVVNPGDEVLLPAPYWTTYPEAIALADGVPVEVFAGADQDYKVTVEQLEAARTDKTTALVFVSPSNPTGSVYTAEETKAIGEWALEHGIWVITDEIYQNLVYEGVRAVSIVEAVPDLAGQTLLVNGVAKTYAMTGWRVGWMVGPADAIKIAGNLQSHLTSNVNNIAQRAALAALTGPQEDVEQMRLAFDRRRRLIVEELSKIEGVTVPKPLGAFYVYPDVSGLLGRTWGGVTPTTSLELADLILDQAEVAVVPGEAFGPSGYLRLSYALGDDQLLEGVRRLQDLFA from the coding sequence GTGACCGAACGCGCCCCACTCTCCCGCAAGCTGTCCGCCATCGCCGAGTCCGCGACGCTCAAGGTGGATGCCAAGGCGAAATCGCTGCAGGCTGCCGGTCGCCCCGTCATCTCGTACGCCGCCGGCGAGCCCGATTTCGCCACGCCGCAGTTCATCGTGGATGCGGCCGCAGAGGCGCTGAAGGACCCCGCGAACTACCGCTACACGCCTGCGGTCGGGCTGCCCGTGCTGCGCGACGCGATCGTCGCCAAGACGCTGCGCGACTCCGGGCTCGAGGTCTCGCCCTCGCAGGTCATCGTGACCAACGGCGGAAAGCACGCCGTCTACCAGGCGTTCCAGACGGTGGTGAACCCCGGCGACGAGGTGCTGCTGCCCGCACCGTATTGGACCACCTACCCCGAGGCGATCGCCCTCGCCGACGGCGTGCCCGTCGAGGTGTTCGCCGGTGCCGACCAGGACTACAAGGTGACCGTGGAGCAGCTCGAGGCGGCCCGCACCGACAAGACGACGGCGCTCGTGTTCGTCTCGCCGTCCAACCCGACGGGCTCGGTCTACACCGCCGAGGAGACCAAGGCGATCGGCGAGTGGGCACTCGAGCACGGCATCTGGGTGATCACCGACGAGATCTACCAGAACCTGGTCTACGAGGGCGTCCGCGCCGTCTCGATCGTCGAGGCCGTGCCGGACCTCGCGGGACAGACCCTGCTGGTCAACGGCGTCGCGAAGACCTACGCGATGACCGGCTGGCGGGTGGGCTGGATGGTCGGGCCGGCCGACGCCATCAAGATCGCCGGCAACCTGCAGTCCCACCTCACCTCCAACGTCAACAACATCGCCCAGCGCGCGGCCCTCGCAGCACTGACCGGCCCGCAGGAGGACGTCGAGCAGATGCGCCTGGCGTTCGACCGCCGCCGTCGGCTGATCGTCGAGGAGCTGTCGAAGATCGAGGGCGTCACCGTGCCCAAGCCGCTCGGCGCGTTCTACGTGTATCCGGACGTCAGCGGGCTTCTCGGCCGCACGTGGGGCGGTGTCACGCCCACCACCTCGCTGGAGCTGGCCGACCTCATCCTCGACCAGGCCGAGGTTGCCGTGGTCCCGGGCGAGGCCTTCGGCCCCTCGGGTTACCTGCGCCTGTCGTACGCGCTCGGCGACGACCAGCTGCTCGAGGGCGTGCGCCGGCTGCAGGACCTCTTCGCCTGA
- a CDS encoding UDP-N-acetylmuramate dehydrogenase — protein sequence MPEITPAPSLAQLTTLRVGGTPQRVVEAQTRDELVETVRQIWAEGEPWLVVGGGSNLLVSDDPFKGTVVLVRSRGIERLASPRDGFVRLRVQAGHDWDELVAYTVAEGLAGIEAMSGIPGTTGAAPIQNVGAYGQEIVQTLVEIELLDEATGEVETVPAAELGLGFRTSVLKDHYGVGARRRGVIVSVTLELAEVGHGEFPVRGAQLRQALRLEPDAAVTLDWVRETVLATRRAKGMVLDDADPDTYSAGSFFQNAVVSAGFARTLPPECPRWPMTPEVSAETVIPLSQFDGSVPPPVAQESEVKVSAAWLIEHAGLRKGFRLPRSRAGLSTKHALALTNRGSATAAELAELARFIQQRVQADFGLILQPEPVLVGVEL from the coding sequence ATGCCGGAGATCACTCCCGCTCCTTCGCTGGCCCAGCTGACCACGCTGCGCGTCGGCGGCACCCCGCAGCGCGTCGTCGAAGCGCAGACGCGCGACGAGCTCGTCGAGACGGTGCGACAGATCTGGGCCGAGGGCGAGCCGTGGCTGGTCGTGGGCGGCGGGTCGAACCTGCTGGTGTCCGACGATCCGTTCAAGGGCACGGTCGTGCTGGTCCGCAGCCGCGGCATCGAGCGTCTCGCATCGCCCCGCGACGGGTTCGTGCGCCTGCGGGTGCAGGCCGGTCACGACTGGGATGAGCTCGTGGCGTACACCGTCGCCGAGGGACTCGCCGGGATCGAGGCGATGTCCGGCATTCCGGGCACCACGGGGGCCGCGCCCATCCAGAACGTCGGCGCCTACGGCCAGGAGATCGTGCAGACGCTCGTCGAGATCGAGCTGCTCGACGAGGCCACCGGCGAGGTGGAGACCGTCCCGGCCGCCGAGCTCGGCCTCGGCTTTCGCACCTCGGTCCTGAAGGACCACTACGGCGTGGGTGCCCGGCGGCGCGGGGTCATCGTCTCCGTGACGCTGGAGCTGGCCGAGGTCGGGCACGGCGAGTTCCCGGTGCGGGGAGCGCAGCTGCGGCAGGCGCTGCGGCTCGAGCCGGATGCCGCGGTGACCCTGGACTGGGTGCGCGAGACCGTGCTGGCGACGCGCCGAGCGAAGGGGATGGTGCTCGACGACGCCGACCCCGACACCTACAGCGCGGGTTCGTTCTTCCAGAACGCGGTCGTCTCGGCCGGTTTCGCCCGCACGCTTCCCCCGGAATGCCCCCGCTGGCCGATGACCCCCGAGGTCTCCGCGGAGACCGTCATCCCGCTCTCGCAGTTCGACGGCAGCGTGCCGCCGCCGGTGGCGCAGGAATCGGAAGTCAAGGTGAGCGCGGCGTGGCTCATCGAGCACGCGGGGCTGCGCAAGGGCTTCAGGCTGCCGCGCTCGCGCGCCGGACTGTCGACCAAGCACGCCCTGGCACTCACCAACCGCGGCTCGGCCACGGCTGCCGAGCTCGCCGAGCTCGCCCGATTCATCCAGCAACGGGTGCAGGCCGATTTCGGCCTCATCCTGCAGCCGGAGCCGGTGCTGGTGGGCGTGGAGCTCTAG
- a CDS encoding MaoC/PaaZ C-terminal domain-containing protein codes for MSELTVGDVVAQRTVHLTRESLVRYAGASGDYNPIHYRDDVATRVGLPGVLAHGMLTMGLAVETIVPWLGDSGRILEYGVRFTRPVVVDAEAGADVEVVATVGAILDDTLRIDLTVSSAATTVLGKAQVRVRL; via the coding sequence ATGAGCGAGCTCACCGTAGGAGACGTCGTCGCCCAGCGCACCGTGCACCTCACCCGCGAGTCGCTGGTGCGTTACGCCGGCGCGTCGGGGGATTACAACCCCATCCACTACCGCGACGACGTGGCCACCCGTGTCGGGCTGCCCGGCGTGCTGGCCCACGGCATGCTGACGATGGGCTTGGCCGTCGAGACGATCGTGCCGTGGCTCGGTGACTCCGGTCGCATCCTCGAGTACGGCGTGCGCTTCACGCGCCCTGTCGTCGTCGACGCCGAGGCGGGCGCCGACGTCGAGGTCGTGGCCACCGTGGGCGCGATCCTCGACGACACCCTGCGCATCGACCTCACCGTCTCCAGCGCGGCGACGACGGTGCTCGGCAAGGCTCAGGTCCGGGTGCGCCTCTGA
- a CDS encoding MaoC family dehydratase N-terminal domain-containing protein, with the protein MSVNPELVGRVFPPTPPYLVGREKVREFARAVFATDPQHTDPTAAAALGYADVVAPPTFAMVVQDLALQQLLSEPDSGIALERTIHAEQRFRYSRPIVAGDEITATLTVSTVRPFGKGAMVTSETEMTDAAGSHVVTAVSVLLVGGEDA; encoded by the coding sequence GTGTCCGTGAATCCCGAGCTCGTCGGCCGAGTCTTCCCGCCGACCCCGCCGTACCTCGTGGGGCGGGAGAAGGTGCGTGAATTCGCCCGCGCCGTCTTCGCCACCGACCCGCAGCACACCGACCCGACCGCAGCTGCGGCCCTGGGATATGCCGACGTCGTGGCGCCGCCCACGTTCGCCATGGTGGTGCAGGACCTCGCGCTGCAACAGCTGCTCTCCGAGCCCGATTCGGGCATCGCCCTGGAGCGCACGATCCACGCCGAGCAGCGGTTCCGCTATTCCCGGCCGATCGTGGCCGGCGACGAGATCACGGCGACGCTGACGGTGAGCACGGTGCGCCCGTTCGGCAAGGGCGCGATGGTCACGAGCGAGACCGAGATGACGGATGCCGCCGGCAGTCACGTCGTGACGGCCGTGTCCGTGCTGCTGGTGGGAGGAGAGGACGCATGA
- a CDS encoding sulfite exporter TauE/SafE family protein — translation MTDSAAPVRRTPRFILSCLGVGLAAGLLSGLFGVGGGTVIVPLLVLLLHFDQRLAAGTSLAAIVPTATVGVISYAVNGSVAWVPALILAGAAVIGAQLGSWLLARVNQNALRWGFVVFLVAVIVSLFIVVPSRDAELVLTWASGLGLVALGFITGILAGLLGVGGGVVVVPALMLLFGTSDLIAKGTSLLMMIPTALSGTIGNVRRGNVDLVAAALVGVAACTTTALGAWIATLLDPFTANILFAVFLAFIAVQMALRALRSRRS, via the coding sequence ATGACCGATTCTGCAGCGCCCGTTCGGCGCACCCCCCGCTTCATCCTCAGCTGCCTCGGCGTCGGCCTCGCGGCCGGGCTGCTCTCGGGCCTCTTCGGCGTGGGCGGCGGCACAGTCATCGTGCCGCTGCTGGTGCTGCTGCTGCACTTCGACCAGCGGCTCGCGGCCGGCACGTCGCTGGCCGCGATCGTTCCGACGGCGACGGTGGGGGTCATCTCCTACGCGGTGAACGGCTCGGTGGCCTGGGTCCCGGCGTTGATCCTGGCGGGCGCCGCCGTCATCGGCGCACAGCTGGGTTCGTGGCTGCTGGCCCGTGTCAACCAGAACGCCCTCCGCTGGGGTTTCGTCGTGTTCCTCGTCGCCGTCATCGTGTCGCTGTTCATCGTGGTGCCCTCCCGCGATGCCGAGCTGGTGCTGACCTGGGCGTCCGGCCTCGGACTCGTGGCGCTCGGCTTCATCACCGGCATCCTGGCCGGCCTTCTGGGTGTCGGCGGGGGAGTCGTGGTCGTCCCGGCGCTCATGCTGCTCTTCGGCACCAGCGACCTGATCGCCAAGGGCACGTCGCTGCTGATGATGATCCCCACCGCGCTGTCGGGAACGATCGGCAACGTCCGCCGAGGCAATGTCGACCTCGTCGCCGCGGCGCTGGTGGGGGTCGCCGCCTGCACGACGACGGCGCTCGGAGCATGGATCGCGACCCTGCTGGATCCCTTCACCGCGAACATCCTGTTCGCCGTCTTCCTCGCCTTCATCGCCGTTCAGATGGCGCTGCGGGCGCTGCGCTCCCGGCGCTCCTAG
- a CDS encoding DUF2510 domain-containing protein, with protein MSTTPPGWYDDGSGTQRWWDGVAWTQHVQPAPQATASAVEASVSGPPAVPSAAEALAGLDPAAAAAAGIAPAGTMPTTPGYPGGGATDAAVGGYPGGFPAGPASGASGAPAGYPGHTPAAEPPRRSRLWIVFVVVGVVVIGLIVLAAVFIPRVIGALTAGGASSGGEAERVAVEVVEAYDEAWSDADCELYFRTTTESFREALELPDCAAFEAEAERFGAATDEYEIQVDSVEQADGVITVYTTESFLTLTDETGEPLADPEPVASPYEYTLVRADGGWAIDDVY; from the coding sequence ATGAGCACAACGCCTCCCGGCTGGTACGACGACGGCAGCGGGACGCAGCGGTGGTGGGACGGTGTGGCGTGGACGCAGCACGTGCAGCCCGCGCCGCAGGCGACTGCTTCGGCGGTCGAGGCAAGCGTCTCGGGGCCGCCTGCTGTTCCTTCGGCGGCTGAGGCGTTGGCCGGCCTCGACCCCGCCGCAGCGGCGGCCGCGGGTATCGCGCCCGCCGGCACCATGCCGACCACCCCCGGCTACCCCGGCGGCGGCGCGACGGACGCAGCCGTCGGCGGGTACCCCGGCGGATTCCCCGCAGGCCCGGCGTCCGGCGCCAGTGGCGCCCCTGCTGGCTATCCCGGGCACACGCCGGCTGCAGAGCCTCCCCGGAGGTCGCGGCTGTGGATCGTCTTCGTCGTGGTGGGGGTCGTCGTTATCGGCCTCATCGTGCTCGCCGCGGTCTTCATCCCGCGGGTGATCGGTGCGCTCACCGCCGGCGGCGCGAGCAGCGGCGGCGAAGCGGAGCGCGTGGCGGTCGAGGTCGTGGAGGCGTACGACGAAGCGTGGAGCGACGCGGACTGCGAGCTGTACTTCCGCACCACGACCGAATCGTTCCGCGAGGCGCTCGAGCTTCCCGACTGCGCCGCGTTCGAGGCCGAGGCCGAGCGGTTCGGCGCCGCGACCGATGAGTACGAGATCCAGGTGGACTCGGTCGAACAGGCGGACGGGGTCATCACCGTGTACACGACGGAGAGCTTCCTCACCCTGACCGATGAGACCGGCGAGCCGCTGGCCGATCCGGAACCTGTGGCGTCGCCCTACGAGTACACCCTGGTGCGGGCGGACGGTGGCTGGGCCATCGACGACGTGTATTGA
- a CDS encoding aldo/keto reductase, translating to MTVPTLSLNDGHTIPQLGFGVFKVDPAETERIVSDALEIGYRHIDTAAVYGNEEGVGRAIAASGIPRDELFVTTKLWNADQGTQSAFDAMDLSLQKLGLDFVDLYLIHWPCPDLDRYAESWRALEQLRERGLTRSIGVSNFHRSHIERIIAESDTVPAVDQIELHPAFAQRELRAFIEPLGIRTEAWGPLGQGKYDLFGEQPIVDAAAAHGVTPAQVVLRWHLQQGIIVFPKSNSRERMAENFDVFGFELSASEMAAIDDLDRGQRVGSDPDLPQN from the coding sequence ATGACTGTTCCCACCCTCTCCCTCAATGACGGCCACACCATCCCGCAGCTGGGCTTCGGCGTGTTCAAGGTCGACCCGGCCGAGACCGAGCGCATCGTCAGCGATGCGCTCGAGATCGGCTACCGGCACATCGACACAGCCGCTGTCTACGGGAACGAAGAGGGCGTCGGCCGCGCGATCGCCGCCTCCGGCATCCCGCGTGACGAGCTGTTCGTCACCACGAAGCTGTGGAACGCGGACCAGGGCACGCAGTCGGCGTTCGACGCGATGGATCTCAGCCTGCAGAAGCTCGGTCTGGACTTCGTCGACCTGTACCTCATTCACTGGCCGTGCCCCGACCTGGATCGGTACGCGGAATCCTGGCGCGCCCTCGAACAGCTGCGCGAGCGGGGACTGACCCGCTCCATCGGCGTCTCCAACTTCCACCGGTCGCACATCGAGCGCATCATCGCGGAATCCGACACCGTGCCCGCGGTCGACCAGATCGAGCTGCATCCCGCCTTCGCTCAGCGGGAGCTGCGCGCCTTCATCGAGCCGCTCGGGATCCGCACCGAGGCGTGGGGGCCGCTCGGGCAGGGCAAGTACGACCTCTTCGGCGAGCAGCCGATCGTGGATGCCGCGGCCGCTCACGGAGTGACCCCCGCCCAGGTGGTGCTGCGCTGGCACCTGCAGCAGGGGATCATCGTGTTCCCCAAATCCAACTCGCGTGAGCGCATGGCGGAGAACTTCGACGTGTTCGGGTTCGAGCTGTCCGCGTCCGAAATGGCTGCGATCGACGACCTCGACCGCGGGCAGCGGGTCGGATCCGACCCCGACCTGCCGCAGAACTGA
- a CDS encoding acyltransferase produces the protein MDLTRGTAILLVVLHHSIEIPETLGVGAPRALAAVDAVFAPFRMPLLMFLSGMLLPRSFRRPARDYFVGKARGILWPYLVWSLIVLAIAGELSARILLNVVVYPPTYLWYLWFLFAFYVIAWVLHRFSVPPLGASAVILVASMFLPDDYRLARFAFLMAFFFAGWWWAQAEERLRIGLRTRVAIVAVGLLLAAATAVLSATGTVERYEALFAWGTVGLIAAIALGLPSTATRRWARPLEFVGRNSIVFYVSHYPVILALDSWLLAATDDGSLWISATLTMVAALAVGVVLTVARDRIPVVRWLFEWPMRRAVRTAS, from the coding sequence ATGGACCTCACGCGGGGCACCGCGATCCTGCTGGTCGTGCTTCATCACAGCATCGAGATCCCCGAGACCCTCGGCGTGGGTGCCCCGCGCGCTCTCGCCGCCGTCGACGCGGTCTTCGCGCCGTTTCGCATGCCGCTGCTCATGTTCCTTTCCGGCATGCTCCTGCCGCGATCGTTCCGTCGCCCGGCGCGCGACTACTTCGTCGGCAAGGCCCGCGGCATCCTCTGGCCCTACCTCGTCTGGTCGCTCATCGTCTTGGCCATCGCGGGGGAGCTCTCGGCGAGGATACTGCTCAATGTCGTGGTGTATCCGCCGACGTACCTCTGGTATCTCTGGTTCCTCTTCGCCTTCTACGTCATCGCGTGGGTGTTGCACCGGTTCTCGGTGCCTCCGCTGGGGGCATCCGCCGTCATCCTCGTCGCCTCCATGTTCCTTCCCGACGACTATCGCCTCGCCCGTTTCGCATTCCTGATGGCGTTCTTCTTCGCCGGTTGGTGGTGGGCGCAGGCGGAGGAGAGGCTGCGCATCGGGCTGCGGACGCGAGTGGCGATCGTTGCCGTCGGGTTGTTGCTGGCGGCCGCGACGGCGGTGCTGTCGGCCACCGGCACGGTGGAGCGGTACGAGGCGTTGTTCGCCTGGGGCACGGTCGGGCTGATCGCGGCGATCGCGCTCGGGCTTCCCTCGACGGCAACCCGGCGCTGGGCGCGCCCGCTGGAATTCGTAGGCCGCAATTCCATCGTCTTCTACGTCTCTCACTACCCCGTGATCCTGGCGCTGGACTCGTGGCTGCTCGCCGCCACTGACGACGGCTCGCTGTGGATCTCGGCCACGCTCACGATGGTCGCCGCGTTGGCGGTCGGGGTCGTCCTCACCGTCGCTCGGGACCGCATCCCGGTGGTGCGGTGGCTGTTCGAGTGGCCGATGCGCCGTGCCGTGCGGACCGCGTCCTGA
- a CDS encoding MerR family transcriptional regulator codes for MSIPARDGRPMMRIGELAERTEMSHRTIRHYDEVGLFRPTGRTEGGFRLYTAADEARLLLIRRMKPLGYTLEEMADLLSVVDALAADPADATMRARLEKIREGAMERRERLSRHLAAAHEFVERLKAL; via the coding sequence ATGTCAATCCCCGCGCGCGACGGCCGGCCCATGATGCGGATCGGCGAACTCGCGGAGCGCACCGAGATGTCCCACCGCACCATCCGTCATTACGACGAGGTCGGCCTGTTCCGTCCCACGGGGCGGACCGAGGGGGGCTTCCGCCTGTACACGGCCGCTGACGAGGCGAGGCTGCTGCTCATCCGCAGGATGAAGCCGCTGGGTTACACCCTCGAGGAAATGGCAGACCTTCTCAGCGTGGTCGACGCGCTCGCGGCCGACCCTGCGGATGCCACCATGAGGGCGAGGCTGGAGAAGATCCGCGAGGGCGCGATGGAGCGTCGCGAAAGACTCAGCCGCCATCTTGCCGCGGCGCACGAGTTCGTCGAGCGGCTCAAGGCCTTGTAA
- a CDS encoding right-handed parallel beta-helix repeat-containing protein, with protein MDSIGESDARTSARDRRKPPRRLSRAGIAGVVLAALAAVAALIWVVAPLAVTVQSGPAPTQTTLVPLITSTVPAGTSAVMAGPGIDPTGQTVSTDGVRAFIASLPAEGVRVIEVPAGSVIQLDGTIEIPERTIVRGGGELRWTGGIAQSAALSVVGDNVQITGVTLTNPNELGTADGDRNYGIEIKASDVRIIGNHLESFQNGIAVRYGGEYHDIIIADNRVKDIVGVGGGPDSGENIGEDRGDGIVVWGAQATVTGNIVNAKPGTDARVGIHTESITLENATDAPHSASMVTISDNVVYGTFRRSIVSENVAHTTITGNTVADATWWGIAVILQSDDSVVSGNTVIFTRTDSDRQGQNYDPQRGPIMIYGGVQRALVTGNSLVVAEGASARAFVTVQGAGDQIPTDITVDGNTGAIEGGAVENGVATAGAVRGLRVTDNRLSGFTGAGVAIGGASDYVVDRNELRGADARAGVTAEKASGRITDNVIRGVVTEVEAPAGAVVDGNGAR; from the coding sequence GTGGACTCGATTGGGGAATCAGACGCCCGCACTTCCGCCCGCGACCGGCGCAAACCGCCTCGGCGGCTGAGCCGGGCGGGGATCGCAGGGGTGGTGCTGGCCGCGCTCGCCGCGGTGGCTGCGCTGATCTGGGTGGTCGCGCCTCTCGCGGTCACGGTTCAGAGCGGTCCGGCTCCGACGCAGACGACGCTCGTCCCGCTCATCACCTCGACGGTGCCCGCGGGCACGTCGGCGGTCATGGCGGGACCGGGCATCGACCCGACGGGCCAGACCGTCTCGACCGACGGGGTGCGCGCTTTCATCGCGAGCCTGCCCGCCGAGGGGGTGCGGGTGATCGAAGTGCCCGCCGGCAGCGTGATCCAGTTGGACGGCACGATCGAGATCCCGGAGCGCACGATCGTGCGTGGCGGGGGAGAGCTGCGGTGGACCGGGGGCATCGCCCAGTCGGCCGCCCTGAGCGTCGTGGGTGACAACGTGCAGATCACCGGGGTGACCCTCACGAACCCCAACGAACTGGGCACGGCCGACGGTGACCGCAACTACGGCATCGAGATCAAGGCATCCGATGTGCGCATCATCGGCAACCATCTGGAGTCCTTCCAGAACGGCATCGCCGTGCGCTATGGCGGCGAATACCACGACATCATCATCGCCGACAACCGTGTCAAGGACATCGTGGGCGTGGGGGGAGGGCCCGACTCGGGGGAGAACATCGGGGAGGACCGCGGCGACGGCATCGTCGTGTGGGGTGCACAGGCGACGGTCACCGGCAACATCGTCAACGCCAAGCCGGGGACGGACGCCCGCGTCGGCATCCACACCGAGAGCATCACGCTCGAAAACGCCACCGACGCCCCGCACTCCGCGTCGATGGTCACCATTTCGGACAACGTGGTCTACGGCACCTTCCGACGGTCGATCGTCAGCGAGAACGTCGCGCACACCACCATCACCGGCAACACCGTGGCGGATGCCACGTGGTGGGGGATCGCCGTCATTCTGCAGTCGGACGACAGCGTCGTCAGCGGCAACACCGTCATCTTCACCCGCACCGATTCTGATCGCCAAGGTCAGAACTACGACCCCCAGCGGGGTCCGATCATGATCTATGGAGGAGTGCAGCGCGCACTGGTCACGGGTAACTCCCTCGTGGTCGCCGAGGGGGCGTCGGCCCGTGCCTTCGTCACCGTCCAGGGCGCCGGCGACCAGATCCCCACCGACATCACGGTGGACGGAAACACCGGCGCGATCGAGGGCGGCGCAGTCGAGAACGGAGTCGCCACAGCGGGCGCGGTGCGCGGGTTGCGCGTCACCGACAACCGTCTGTCGGGTTTCACCGGGGCGGGGGTGGCGATCGGCGGCGCGTCGGACTATGTCGTGGACCGCAACGAGCTGCGCGGCGCCGATGCGCGAGCCGGTGTCACGGCGGAGAAGGCCTCCGGCCGGATCACCGACAACGTCATCCGCGGAGTGGTGACCGAGGTGGAAGCGCCGGCAGGCGCCGTCGTGGACGGCAACGGCGCGCGGTAG
- a CDS encoding NAD(P)H-hydrate dehydratase, with product MTETRDTTPEPVTRELLSAWGLPDPGADKKSRGDVIVVGGSRRTPGGIMLAGEAALRVGAGRLSVFVPGSIDAQVGTVLPEAGIYALPEKASEPFDGPARQKIAAADAVLVGPGFDDADETRDTLLAIGDAEPARLVLDAYALGVLPDVDRARLPEELLLTPNREELAILLGEDADDFGDDLAAAVAHVARRYLAVVTCYDVVAAPDGASWRIEGGGPGLATSGSGDVLAGAVTGFVARGTGLERAAVWGSAAHARAGDRLTERLGLGFLARELAAELPLGLNDLL from the coding sequence ATGACCGAAACGCGCGACACCACCCCGGAGCCGGTCACCCGCGAACTGCTGTCGGCGTGGGGACTTCCCGACCCGGGCGCCGACAAGAAGTCCCGCGGCGACGTCATCGTGGTCGGGGGCTCTCGTCGCACCCCCGGGGGCATCATGCTGGCGGGTGAAGCCGCGCTGCGTGTCGGAGCAGGCAGGCTCAGCGTCTTCGTGCCGGGCTCCATCGACGCCCAAGTCGGCACGGTGCTGCCCGAGGCCGGCATCTACGCCCTGCCCGAAAAGGCATCCGAGCCCTTCGACGGTCCGGCGCGGCAGAAGATCGCCGCGGCGGATGCCGTGCTGGTCGGCCCCGGCTTCGACGACGCCGACGAGACGCGCGACACGCTCCTTGCCATCGGTGACGCGGAGCCGGCGCGTCTCGTGCTGGACGCCTACGCACTCGGGGTGCTGCCCGACGTCGACCGCGCGCGGCTGCCGGAAGAGCTGCTGCTCACTCCCAATCGCGAGGAGCTGGCGATTCTGCTCGGCGAGGACGCCGACGACTTCGGCGACGATCTGGCTGCTGCGGTCGCACACGTCGCCCGCCGCTACCTCGCCGTGGTGACGTGCTACGACGTCGTCGCCGCGCCCGACGGCGCGTCCTGGCGGATCGAGGGCGGGGGGCCGGGCCTGGCGACGTCGGGCAGCGGCGACGTGCTGGCCGGTGCGGTCACCGGCTTCGTCGCGCGCGGGACGGGGTTGGAGAGGGCGGCGGTCTGGGGATCGGCCGCACACGCGCGCGCCGGCGATCGGCTGACCGAGCGCCTGGGACTCGGGTTCCTCGCCCGCGAGCTGGCTGCCGAGTTGCCGCTCGGGCTCAACGACCTGCTGTAG
- a CDS encoding histidine phosphatase family protein yields the protein MPVKTLWLVRHGESVGNVAATRAEREGLERIPIDIRDSDVPLSPTGEQQAEALGEWLMEHRAAIETFWVSPYLRARQTLAIALGDDPAPVVVDERLRDRELGILDLLTTRGVARLHPEEAERRRHLGKFYHRPPGGESWADVALRLRSLLGDLLVTPQESALIVAHDAVVTLITSLLRRMQEQEILEFASGNPVLNASVTRLEFAVDDWQMPLFSDVSHLREEGATVTVHPGTPDIGDPEPADAPGGERA from the coding sequence ATGCCAGTGAAGACTCTGTGGCTCGTCCGACACGGCGAGAGCGTGGGAAACGTCGCGGCGACGCGCGCTGAGCGCGAGGGCCTCGAGCGCATACCGATCGACATCCGCGACTCCGACGTGCCGCTGTCGCCGACCGGTGAGCAGCAGGCGGAGGCGCTGGGCGAATGGCTGATGGAGCACCGCGCTGCGATCGAGACGTTCTGGGTCTCGCCGTACCTGCGCGCCCGTCAGACGCTGGCGATCGCGCTCGGCGACGATCCGGCGCCCGTCGTCGTCGATGAGAGGCTGCGGGATCGGGAGCTCGGCATCCTGGACCTGCTCACCACCCGCGGGGTGGCCAGGCTGCACCCCGAAGAGGCAGAGCGCCGACGCCACCTCGGCAAGTTCTACCACCGCCCCCCGGGCGGCGAATCGTGGGCCGACGTCGCCCTTCGGCTTCGGTCCCTCCTCGGCGACCTGCTGGTCACGCCGCAGGAGTCCGCGCTCATCGTCGCCCACGATGCGGTGGTCACCCTCATCACGTCATTGCTGCGCCGCATGCAGGAGCAGGAGATCCTGGAATTCGCGTCGGGCAACCCGGTGCTCAACGCCTCGGTGACCCGGCTGGAATTCGCAGTCGATGACTGGCAGATGCCGCTCTTCTCCGACGTCAGCCACCTGCGCGAAGAGGGCGCGACGGTCACCGTGCATCCCGGAACGCCCGACATCGGCGATCCCGAACCCGCAGACGCTCCAGGGGGCGAGCGAGCATGA